From the genome of Triticum aestivum cultivar Chinese Spring chromosome 3B, IWGSC CS RefSeq v2.1, whole genome shotgun sequence, one region includes:
- the LOC123072745 gene encoding F-box/FBD/LRR-repeat protein At1g13570 isoform X2, with amino-acid sequence MSTCEKAGAEATSVVSSDRVSSLPPEIKGDILSRLLVEEAVRTSILSSTWRNAWTDMPKIFLQDGKLAQTKFVTLVDMVLALHKGTIEEFNISGNKSYHYEFARWMLMLSRRSPRSIIIKLNSLPEYRIPSCLFSIGNLKILHMENCTILLPRVFQGFKRLTHLSLKLFSSTDMDIQNLISFCPVLTDLRLVRFEGIRCLNIQAPELEYLEVVGGFEDINLDAPNLEWAVLTLNPKAKAYQSVPIAHDTKNYVKKSLGSHLSKGCIPMKLPAVFTRLEHIYLTICFWDERQVLTACSLFQNAPNLKRLDMRSRFSSPWYQDQASIQELTVQLQMDHLVTASLEGFAGHDYEVDFVAKLLRERSPHDPLTWAPALEELEIEWEGKTDCSRVLAKLLTLPRVSPRAKVIVTF; translated from the exons ATGAGTACCTGTGAAAAGGCCGGAGCGGAAGCTACATCTGTTGTGAGTTCAGACAGAGTGAGCAGTCTACCTCCAGAGATAAAGGGTGATATCCTTTCTCGTTTGCTTGTTGAAGAAGCGGTTAGGACTAGCATCTTATCAAGTACTTGGAGGAATGCATGGACTGATATGCCAAAAATATTTCTGCAAGATGGAAAGCTTGCACAAACCAAGTTTGTTACGTTGGTAGATATGGTGCTAGCACTCCACAAGGGAACCATAGAAGAGTTTAATATATCAGGTAACAAAAGTTACCATTATGAGTTTGCTAGGTGGATGCTCATGCTGTCAAGGAGATCACCAAGATCAATTATAATCAAGTTGAACTCATTGCCGGAGTATAGGATTCCCTCATGCCTATTTTCTATCGGCAATTTGAAGATTCTGCACATGGAAAACTGCACCATCTTGTTGCCCCGGGTATTCCAAGGTTTCAAGAGACTAACTCACCTCAGCCTGAAACTTTTCTCCTCCACGGACATGGACATCCAAAATCTGATCTCGTTCTGCCCCGTACTGACTGATTTGAGATTAGTTCGTTTTGAGGGCATCAGGTGTCTAAATATTCAAGCTCCTGAGCTGGAATATCTTGAAGTTGTTGGGGGCTTTGAAGACATTAATTTGGATGCCCCTAATCTAGAATGGGCCGTTCTCACTCTTAATCCCAAAGCTAAAGCATATCAATCTGTTCCAATTGCTCATGACACGAAAAACTATGTCAAGAAGTCATTGGGAAGC CATCTATCAAAAGGGTGCATACCTATGAAGCTCCCTGCCGTATTTACTCGCTTGGAGCATATTTATCTTACGATATGCTTTTGGGACGAGAGGCAAGTCTTGACCGCTTGTTCATTGTTCCAGAATGCCCCTAACCTAAAGAGGCTCGACATGCGG AGTCGCTTTTCGAGCCCATGGTATCAGGATCAGGCGAGCATTCAAGAGCTTACCGTGCAATTGCAAATGGACCATCTCGTAACGGCCAGTTTGGAAGGTTTCGCGGGTCATGACTATGAAGTTGATTTCGTGGCAAAGCTACTGAGGGAAAGAAGTCCACATGACCCCCTGAC GTGGGCACCAGCTTTGGAAGAATTGGAGATAGAATGGGAGGGCAAAACAGACTGCAGCAGGGTTCTTGCGAAGCTATTAACTCTGCCGAGGGTATCTCCCAGGGCCAAGGTCATTGTTACATTTTGA
- the LOC123072745 gene encoding F-box/FBD/LRR-repeat protein At1g13570 isoform X1, whose translation MSTCEKAGAEATSVVSSDRVSSLPPEIKGDILSRLLVEEAVRTSILSSTWRNAWTDMPKIFLQDGKLAQTKFVTLVDMVLALHKGTIEEFNISGNKSYHYEFARWMLMLSRRSPRSIIIKLNSLPEYRIPSCLFSIGNLKILHMENCTILLPRVFQGFKRLTHLSLKLFSSTDMDIQNLISFCPVLTDLRLVRFEGIRCLNIQAPELEYLEVVGGFEDINLDAPNLEWAVLTLNPKAKAYQSVPIAHDTKNYVKKSLGSHLSKGCIPMKLPAVFTRLEHIYLTICFWDERQVLTACSLFQNAPNLKRLDMRSRFSSPWYQDQASIQELTVQLQMDHLVTASLEGFAGHDYEVDFVAKLLRERSPHDPLTFHELANLPPEI comes from the exons ATGAGTACCTGTGAAAAGGCCGGAGCGGAAGCTACATCTGTTGTGAGTTCAGACAGAGTGAGCAGTCTACCTCCAGAGATAAAGGGTGATATCCTTTCTCGTTTGCTTGTTGAAGAAGCGGTTAGGACTAGCATCTTATCAAGTACTTGGAGGAATGCATGGACTGATATGCCAAAAATATTTCTGCAAGATGGAAAGCTTGCACAAACCAAGTTTGTTACGTTGGTAGATATGGTGCTAGCACTCCACAAGGGAACCATAGAAGAGTTTAATATATCAGGTAACAAAAGTTACCATTATGAGTTTGCTAGGTGGATGCTCATGCTGTCAAGGAGATCACCAAGATCAATTATAATCAAGTTGAACTCATTGCCGGAGTATAGGATTCCCTCATGCCTATTTTCTATCGGCAATTTGAAGATTCTGCACATGGAAAACTGCACCATCTTGTTGCCCCGGGTATTCCAAGGTTTCAAGAGACTAACTCACCTCAGCCTGAAACTTTTCTCCTCCACGGACATGGACATCCAAAATCTGATCTCGTTCTGCCCCGTACTGACTGATTTGAGATTAGTTCGTTTTGAGGGCATCAGGTGTCTAAATATTCAAGCTCCTGAGCTGGAATATCTTGAAGTTGTTGGGGGCTTTGAAGACATTAATTTGGATGCCCCTAATCTAGAATGGGCCGTTCTCACTCTTAATCCCAAAGCTAAAGCATATCAATCTGTTCCAATTGCTCATGACACGAAAAACTATGTCAAGAAGTCATTGGGAAGC CATCTATCAAAAGGGTGCATACCTATGAAGCTCCCTGCCGTATTTACTCGCTTGGAGCATATTTATCTTACGATATGCTTTTGGGACGAGAGGCAAGTCTTGACCGCTTGTTCATTGTTCCAGAATGCCCCTAACCTAAAGAGGCTCGACATGCGG AGTCGCTTTTCGAGCCCATGGTATCAGGATCAGGCGAGCATTCAAGAGCTTACCGTGCAATTGCAAATGGACCATCTCGTAACGGCCAGTTTGGAAGGTTTCGCGGGTCATGACTATGAAGTTGATTTCGTGGCAAAGCTACTGAGGGAAAGAAGTCCACATGACCCCCTGACGTTTCACGAACTGGCTAATTTACCCCCTGAGATCTAA
- the LOC123066919 gene encoding uncharacterized protein — MGDILSHLNVEEAVRTSTLSSTWRDAWTDMPVICLRDGNFTRTKFITLVDMVLSLHKGTIEEFYISVKRSYHDELARWMLMLSRRSPRSDMDIKNLISFCPVLTDLRLVRFEGIRCLNIQAPKLEYLKVVGGFEDINLDAPNLEWAFLSLNPKAKAYQSVPIAHDMESYVRKSLGSLTDIKTLAISGIFMKYLSKGCILTKFPAVFHRLEHIYLVISFSDQRQVLTTCSLLQNAPNLKKLDMWSHPSSTRDQDQASIQELTEQMQMVHLVTASVKCSQGLDYEIDFVAKLLSWSPALEEVKIEWKGEMDRSMVLTKLLALPRVSPRAKIIVT; from the exons ATGGGCGACATCCTCTCACATTTAAATGTCGAAGAAGCGGTTAGGACTAGTACCTTGTCAAGTACTTGGAGGGATGCATGGACTGATATGCCAGTAATATGTCTGCGCGATGGAAATTTTACAAGAACCAAGTTCATTACGTTGGTCGATATGGTGTTATCACTCCACAAGGGAACCATAGAGGAGTTCTATATATCAGTTAAAAGAAGTTACCATGATGAATTGGCTAGGTGGATGCTCATGCTGTCAAGGAGATCACCACGATCAG ACATGGACATCAAAAATCTGATCTCATTCTGCCCTGTACTGACTGATTTGAGATTAGTTCGTTTTGAGGGCATCAGGTGTCTAAACATTCAAGCTCCTAAACTGGAATATCTTAAAGTTGTTGGGGGCTTTGAAGACATTAATTTGGATGCCCctaatctagaatgggcctttctATCTCTTAATCCCAAAGCTAAAGCGTATCAATCTGTTCCTATTGCTCATGACATGGAAAGCTATGTCAGGAAGTCATTGGGAAGCCTAACTGACATCAAAACACTTGCAATTAGTGGCATTTTCATGAAG TATCTATCAAAAGGGTGCATACTTACGAAGTTCCCTGCCGTGTTTCATCGCCTGGAGCATATTTATCTTGTGATAAGCTTTTCGGACCAGAGGCAAGTCTTAACTACTTGTTCATTGCTTCAGAATGCCCCTAACTTAAAGAAGCTTGATATGTGG AGTCATCCTTCGAGCACAAGGGATCAGGATCAGGCAAGCATTCAAGAGCTTACCGAGCAAATGCAAATGGTCCATCTCGTAACGGCCAGTGTGAAATGTTCCCAGGGTTTGGACTACGAAATCGATTTTGTGGCAAAGCTATTGAGCTGGTCACCTGCTTTGGAAGAAGTGAAAATAGAGTGGAAAGGTGAAATGGACCGCAGCATGGTTCTTACCAAGCTATTAGCTCTGCCCAGGGTGTCTCCCAGGGCCAAGATCATTGTTACATGA
- the LOC123066920 gene encoding F-box/FBD/LRR-repeat protein At1g13570, with product MSTCKKARAEATSVVSPDRLSCLPREIKGEILSHLNIEEAIRTSTLSSIWRDAWTDTPKIFLRDGNFPRTKFVMLVEMVLSLHKGTIEKFDISGEGSYHDEFARWMLMLSRRSPKSVIINLNSWPRYRIPSCLFSVADLKSLRLENCIISLPREFEGFKSLTYLSLNIFSSTDRDIQYLVSFCPVLTNLRLSSFEGIDCLNIQAPKLKYLRVNGDFVYIKLDVPNLKWAILSLRHEVKAYQSVPIVHDKESYLKQSLGSLSDIETLSVSGFFLKYLSNGCMHTKLPVVFRRLENIYLGICFWDQSEVSAACSLFQKAPNLKMLELWSYPLGLSDQDQVSITVQVQMDHLITASVEDFGGLDYEINFVAKLLSWAPALEKLNIKWNGETDCGRVLAKLLALPRVSPRAKVTVTF from the exons ATGAGTACCTGTAAAAAGGCCAGGGCGGAAGCTACGTCTGTTGTGAGTCCAGACAGACTGAGCTGTCTACCTCGAGAGATAAAGGGCGAAATCCTCTCCCATTTGAACATCGAAGAAGCAATTAGGACTAGCACCTTATCAAGTATTTGGAGGGATGCATGGACTGATACGCCAAAGATATTTCTGCGTGATGGAAATTTTCCAAGAACCAAGTTCGTTATGTTGGTCGAAATGGTGCTATCACTCCACAAGGGAACAATAGAGAAGTTTGATATATCAGGTGAAGGAAGTTACCATGATGAGTTCGCTAGGTGGATGCTCATGCTGTCAAGGAGATCACCAAAATCAGTTATAATCAATTTGAACTCATGGCCAAGGTATAGGATTCCCTCATGCCTCTTTTCTGTTGCTGATCTGAAGTCTCTTCGCCTGGAAAACTGCATTATCAGCTTGCCCCGGGAATTCGAAGGTTTCAAGAGCCTAACTTACCTTAGCCTGAACATTTTCTCCTCCACAGACAGGGATATTCAATATCTGGTCTCCTTTTGCCCTGTACTGACTAATTTGAGATTAAGTTCTTTCGAGGGTATCGACTGTCTAAATATTCAAGCTCCTAAACTGAAATATCTTCGTGTTAATGGGGACTTTGTATACATTAAATTGGATGTCCCAAATCTGAAATGGGCCATTCTCTCTCTTCGTCACGAAGTTAAAGCATATCAATCTGTTCCAATTGTCCATGACAAGGAAAGCTATCTCAAGCAGTCATTGGGAAGCCTAAGTGACATCGAAACACTTTCAGTTAGTGGTTTTTTCCTGAAG TATCTATCAAATGGATGCATGCATACGAAGCTCCCTGTCGTGTTTCGTCGCTTGGAGAATATTTATCTTGGCATATGCTTTTGGGACCAAAGCGAAGTCTCGGCTGCTTGTTCATTGTTTCAGAAAGCCCCTAACCTAAAGATGCTTGAGCTATGG AGTTACCCTTTGGGCCTGTCGGATCAGGATCAGGTAAGCATTACTGTGCAAGTGCAAATGGACCATCTCATAACGGCCAGTGTGGAAGATTTCGGGGGTCTGGACTACGAAATCAATTTCGTGGCAAAGCTTCTGAGCTGGGCACCAGCTTTGGAAAAACTGAATATAAAGTGGAACGGCGAAACGGACTGCGGCAGGGTTCTTGCCAAGCTATTAGCGCTGCCGAGGGTGTCTCCCAGGGCCAAGGTCACTGTTACATTCTGA